One genomic segment of Verrucomicrobiota bacterium includes these proteins:
- a CDS encoding sugar phosphate isomerase/epimerase has translation MKLGVFTVLFSDLSFEDMLDKVEEAGLDCIELGTGSYPGDAHCKPAALLDDERRLEAFQRAIAEHHLEISALACHGNPLHPDGKVAKAHDETFRKACELAGKLGVERVTAFSGCPGGSDGDTRPNWVTCPWPDDFSEIVKWQWEQKVIPYWKEAAAFAGKHKVTKICLEMHPGFVVYNPETLLKLRAAVGNVIGANFDPSHLFWQGIDPMRALRALKGAVYHVHAKDTKVYTANTEINGVLDLKHYAQALDRSWMFRTVGYGHDFDWWKDFVSTLRLIGYDDVLSIEHEDCLMSIDEGFSKAVEFLQQIMFAESPGEMWWA, from the coding sequence TCGTTCGAGGACATGCTGGACAAGGTTGAGGAGGCCGGCCTCGACTGCATCGAGTTGGGCACCGGCAGCTATCCGGGCGACGCGCACTGCAAGCCGGCCGCGCTGCTCGACGACGAGCGCAGACTCGAGGCGTTCCAGCGGGCGATTGCCGAGCACCACCTCGAGATCAGCGCGCTGGCGTGCCACGGCAACCCGCTACACCCTGACGGGAAGGTCGCCAAGGCTCACGACGAGACGTTCCGTAAGGCGTGCGAGCTTGCGGGCAAGCTTGGAGTCGAGCGCGTGACCGCGTTCTCCGGGTGCCCCGGCGGGAGCGACGGAGACACCCGGCCCAACTGGGTCACCTGTCCCTGGCCGGACGATTTCTCCGAGATCGTCAAGTGGCAATGGGAGCAGAAGGTCATCCCGTACTGGAAGGAGGCCGCCGCGTTCGCCGGCAAGCACAAGGTGACCAAGATCTGCCTCGAGATGCACCCCGGCTTCGTCGTCTACAACCCCGAGACGCTGCTCAAGCTGCGCGCCGCAGTCGGCAACGTGATCGGCGCCAACTTCGACCCGTCGCACTTGTTCTGGCAAGGGATCGATCCGATGCGCGCGTTGCGCGCACTCAAGGGCGCCGTCTACCACGTCCACGCCAAGGACACGAAGGTCTACACCGCCAACACCGAGATCAACGGCGTGCTCGACCTCAAGCACTACGCCCAGGCACTCGATCGGAGCTGGATGTTCCGCACGGTGGGCTACGGCCACGACTTCGATTGGTGGAAGGACTTCGTCAGCACGCTGCGTCTCATCGGCTACGACGACGTGCTGAGCATCGAACACGAGGACTGCCTCATGAGCATCGACGAGGGCTTCTCCAAGGCCGTCGAGTTCCTCCAGCAGATCATGTTCGCCGAATCCCCGGGCGAGATGTGGTGGGCGTAG
- a CDS encoding YchF/TatD family DNA exonuclease → MTLELFDSHNHLYLERFDEDREAVIERAGASGVVGMVCVSENAATGRRCLDLANAHPEIWAAVGLHPHEAKADSAAHLDETRALARESRVVAIGEIGLDYYYDHSPRDVQCDVFRRYLRLAHEVGKPIIVHCRDAFDDCRRILQEEQRGHHLGVMHCYTGTAEQAVPFLDLGLSISFAGPVTFKNARQAIEAAQAIKIERMLVETDAPFLAPQRVRGARCEPAHVLDVAQKIGEVKGLSVEDVGRITTRNARRLFGLGLAEHETIAYPIRNSLYLNVTNRCTNACIFCARARDPVVKGHNLRLEHEPGAAEIVAAVEDPKAYKEIVFCGYGEPLIRLDVVKEVAAMLRARGARRIRINTNGQANLVHGRNVLPELAAFVDEISISLNAPSEAEYARLCRSEFGTRAFEAVKEFIREATKRIPTVTATVVAVPGLDIEACRALAEELGAQFRVRPYNEVG, encoded by the coding sequence GTGACGCTTGAGCTCTTCGACAGCCACAATCACCTCTATCTCGAGAGGTTCGACGAGGACCGCGAGGCGGTGATCGAACGGGCGGGCGCGTCGGGCGTGGTCGGGATGGTGTGCGTCTCGGAGAATGCCGCAACGGGGCGCCGCTGCCTCGATCTGGCCAACGCGCATCCGGAGATCTGGGCCGCCGTCGGCCTGCACCCGCACGAGGCGAAGGCGGACTCCGCCGCGCACCTTGATGAGACCCGGGCGCTCGCGCGGGAGTCGCGCGTGGTGGCTATCGGCGAGATCGGCCTCGATTACTACTACGACCACTCGCCGCGCGACGTGCAGTGCGACGTGTTCCGCCGCTACCTGCGGCTCGCGCACGAGGTGGGCAAGCCGATCATCGTCCACTGCCGCGACGCCTTCGATGATTGCCGGCGCATCCTTCAAGAGGAGCAGCGGGGCCATCACCTGGGCGTGATGCACTGCTACACGGGGACAGCCGAGCAGGCCGTGCCGTTCCTCGATCTGGGGCTCTCCATCTCGTTCGCGGGGCCGGTCACGTTCAAGAACGCCCGGCAGGCGATCGAGGCGGCACAGGCGATCAAGATCGAGCGAATGCTCGTTGAGACCGACGCGCCGTTCCTCGCGCCGCAACGCGTGCGCGGCGCGCGCTGCGAGCCAGCCCATGTGCTCGACGTGGCGCAGAAGATCGGCGAGGTCAAGGGGCTAAGCGTCGAGGATGTGGGGCGCATCACGACGCGCAACGCGCGGCGTCTTTTCGGCCTCGGGCTCGCCGAGCATGAGACGATCGCCTATCCCATCCGCAACTCGCTCTATCTCAACGTGACCAACCGCTGCACGAACGCGTGCATCTTCTGCGCCCGCGCACGCGATCCGGTGGTCAAGGGCCACAACCTGCGGCTTGAGCACGAGCCCGGCGCGGCGGAGATCGTCGCCGCCGTGGAGGACCCAAAGGCGTACAAGGAGATCGTCTTCTGCGGCTACGGCGAGCCGCTCATCCGGCTCGACGTGGTCAAGGAGGTCGCTGCGATGCTGCGCGCGCGTGGCGCAAGGCGGATCCGCATCAACACAAACGGCCAGGCCAACCTCGTGCACGGCCGCAACGTGCTACCCGAACTGGCGGCGTTCGTCGACGAGATCAGCATCAGCCTCAACGCACCGAGCGAGGCCGAATATGCGCGCCTGTGCCGGTCCGAGTTCGGCACACGCGCCTTCGAGGCGGTCAAGGAATTCATCCGCGAGGCGACCAAGCGCATTCCGACGGTGACCGCCACGGTCGTCGCCGTACCGGGGCTCGACATCGAGGCCTGCCGCGCGCTCGCTGAAGAACTGGGTGCACAATTCCGCGTCCGCCCATACAATGAGGTCGGATGA
- the galK gene encoding galactokinase, producing the protein MSDELRQRADEIRGLFREWFGAEPEVTVQAPGRVNLIGEHTDYNDGFVFPMAIERSIMICGRRRNDARLVMHQPAMASMHGSTAEASLEDIVKDPKHRWANYILGVARELLKLGCSLCGAELVIAGNVPIGSGLSSSAAIEVATATFFEALCGLEIAPKEVALLCQRAENQFVGVNCGIMDMFISTLGHEGHALMIDCRSLEYTQVPFDDPDVHVVVADTGVRRGLVSSEYNVRRAECEQGARLIGKALGKPVAALRDVCGAGFRRVEAELADPVRKRCRHVVTENERVVQSVAALEAGDWRCFGRLLNESHVSLRDDYEVSCDALNLMTDLLRQQDGVLGARMTGAGFGGCAIGVFRGVDDPAVQATCAHVAARYRERTGVEPSLFPTRAAAGAGVVRTET; encoded by the coding sequence ATGAGTGACGAGTTGCGACAGCGTGCTGACGAGATCCGAGGGCTGTTCCGCGAGTGGTTCGGCGCCGAGCCGGAGGTGACGGTTCAGGCACCGGGGCGCGTCAACCTCATCGGTGAGCACACCGACTACAACGACGGCTTCGTATTCCCGATGGCCATCGAGCGGAGCATCATGATCTGCGGCCGGCGCCGGAACGACGCCCGGCTCGTCATGCACCAGCCGGCGATGGCGTCAATGCACGGCTCGACGGCCGAGGCGTCCCTCGAAGACATCGTTAAGGACCCGAAGCACCGTTGGGCCAACTATATCCTTGGTGTGGCACGCGAGTTGCTAAAACTGGGCTGTTCGCTCTGCGGCGCCGAACTGGTGATCGCGGGCAACGTGCCGATCGGCTCGGGGCTGAGCTCGTCGGCGGCGATCGAGGTGGCGACCGCGACGTTCTTCGAGGCGCTGTGCGGCCTGGAGATCGCGCCGAAAGAGGTGGCGTTGCTCTGCCAGCGGGCCGAGAATCAGTTTGTCGGCGTGAACTGCGGCATCATGGACATGTTCATCTCAACGCTGGGCCATGAGGGGCACGCGCTCATGATCGATTGTCGCAGCCTCGAGTACACGCAGGTGCCGTTCGACGATCCTGACGTGCACGTTGTGGTGGCCGACACCGGGGTGCGTCGTGGGCTTGTGAGCAGTGAGTACAACGTGCGCCGCGCCGAGTGCGAACAAGGCGCGCGTCTCATCGGCAAGGCGCTCGGGAAGCCCGTGGCGGCGCTCCGCGACGTGTGCGGGGCCGGGTTTCGGCGCGTCGAGGCCGAGTTGGCGGACCCCGTGCGCAAACGGTGCCGCCACGTGGTGACCGAGAACGAACGCGTCGTACAGAGTGTCGCCGCGCTCGAGGCCGGCGACTGGAGATGCTTTGGGCGACTGCTCAACGAGTCGCACGTGAGCCTGCGCGACGATTACGAAGTGAGCTGCGACGCGCTCAACCTGATGACCGACTTGTTGCGCCAGCAGGACGGCGTACTCGGCGCCCGCATGACAGGTGCCGGATTCGGCGGGTGCGCCATCGGCGTGTTTCGTGGAGTGGATGATCCGGCCGTGCAGGCAACGTGCGCACACGTCGCGGCGCGCTACCGCGAGCGTACAGGCGTCGAACCGAGCTTGTTCCCGACGCGGGCGGCAGCGGGCGCAGGCGTCGTGAGGACGGAGACATAG
- a CDS encoding glycosyltransferase family 39 protein, whose protein sequence is MTDKSARHVDDQPKGTKHYTVRIDEIGIMAAKVFVWAVLVGLAVFYFWYKYTERLGVASPEAFEFAQIARNNLRGEWFQTDVIRPIGLWLNPDVHHHPDLFHPPAYSVALAGVMKIFGVHHRAMLWGSVVFYVLTIPVLYFAVRSMYSRRVARLSLFFYAIMPAVGIAAVSGTPAMLAVFLVTSFFALLSIVREKRYLATVAAGLALAACALTATRYVFLVVPGVAFLVLTLKRRAWVHVPILLVVATLGLLPWALRNAQLTGSPWAPMEWTASYQLSEESKHRAVSEMRATLASSHEIEHSFSPEALEITLLGKEGARALARNLRLGLGDLVRYGGQSILIVLCVAGVLVRAEKHQTEWLRIVLYGAVFIELIYGAVARPDSFLLLPFVPLMLVIGTATMLELIRRLGYTQPISRFALIAVGLTLAVLQMLVATNPAEAFTETDRERYITCWALDNVLRETPGPNAVVLSNVPWHTAWYLDRPSIWLPPSYDDLMRLRMQTGEEFTLAFLARYALDERASSHTIWEEGAERGRMPDSFGLGYFYPPARQQEGTFSAYISAQRFEQLLRQARTREESTEPAGDDTRSREEKPPASPANKRD, encoded by the coding sequence ATGACCGACAAGAGCGCCAGACACGTCGATGACCAGCCGAAAGGGACCAAGCACTATACGGTCCGCATCGACGAAATCGGGATCATGGCGGCCAAGGTATTCGTCTGGGCGGTGCTCGTCGGCTTAGCCGTATTCTACTTCTGGTACAAGTACACCGAGCGGCTCGGAGTCGCCTCGCCCGAGGCGTTCGAGTTCGCGCAGATCGCGCGCAACAACCTGCGCGGCGAGTGGTTTCAGACCGACGTGATCCGGCCCATCGGCCTGTGGCTCAACCCCGATGTGCATCATCATCCTGATCTTTTCCATCCGCCTGCCTACTCCGTGGCGCTTGCCGGGGTGATGAAGATCTTCGGAGTGCACCATCGGGCGATGCTCTGGGGCAGCGTGGTCTTCTATGTGCTCACGATACCGGTGCTTTACTTTGCCGTGCGCTCGATGTACAGCCGGCGGGTGGCGCGGCTGTCTTTGTTTTTCTACGCCATTATGCCGGCCGTCGGTATCGCCGCCGTCAGCGGCACGCCGGCGATGCTGGCGGTCTTCTTGGTCACCTCGTTTTTCGCGCTCCTCTCGATCGTCCGCGAGAAGCGCTATCTCGCCACCGTCGCGGCGGGGCTCGCGTTGGCGGCGTGCGCGCTCACGGCGACACGCTATGTGTTTCTCGTCGTACCCGGAGTGGCGTTCCTCGTACTCACGCTCAAGCGCCGTGCCTGGGTGCACGTGCCGATCCTGCTCGTGGTGGCCACGCTCGGCCTGCTGCCGTGGGCACTACGCAACGCGCAGCTCACGGGCAGCCCCTGGGCGCCGATGGAGTGGACAGCGTCCTACCAGCTCTCCGAGGAGAGCAAGCACCGCGCGGTGAGCGAGATGCGCGCCACGCTGGCCTCCTCGCACGAGATCGAGCATTCGTTCTCGCCCGAGGCGCTCGAGATTACGCTGCTCGGCAAGGAAGGCGCCCGGGCGCTGGCGCGCAACCTGCGGCTCGGCCTCGGTGACTTGGTGCGCTATGGCGGGCAGAGCATTCTGATCGTGCTGTGCGTAGCGGGCGTGCTGGTTCGGGCCGAGAAGCACCAGACCGAGTGGCTGCGCATCGTGTTGTACGGGGCGGTATTCATCGAGCTCATCTACGGGGCGGTGGCCCGGCCCGACAGCTTCCTGCTCTTGCCGTTCGTTCCCTTGATGCTCGTGATCGGCACAGCAACGATGCTCGAGCTCATCAGGCGGCTCGGCTACACGCAGCCGATCTCGCGATTTGCGCTCATTGCCGTCGGGCTCACCTTGGCCGTGCTCCAGATGCTCGTCGCGACCAATCCGGCCGAGGCGTTCACCGAGACCGACCGCGAGCGCTACATCACGTGCTGGGCGCTTGACAACGTGTTGCGCGAAACGCCCGGACCCAACGCCGTGGTGCTGAGCAATGTGCCCTGGCACACAGCGTGGTACCTTGACCGGCCTTCGATCTGGCTGCCGCCCAGCTACGACGATTTGATGCGGCTCCGGATGCAGACGGGTGAGGAGTTCACCCTCGCGTTCCTGGCACGCTATGCGCTCGACGAGCGAGCGTCGTCGCACACGATCTGGGAAGAGGGCGCGGAACGCGGCCGCATGCCGGACAGCTTCGGCTTGGGCTACTTCTACCCGCCGGCGCGCCAGCAGGAAGGGACGTTCTCGGCCTACATTTCCGCCCAGCGATTCGAGCAGCTCCTGCGCCAGGCGCGGACCCGGGAAGAAAGCACGGAGCCGGCTGGAGACGACACACGTTCTAGAGAAGAAAAACCGCCGGCGAGCCCGGCGAATAAGAGGGATTGA
- a CDS encoding exosortase/archaeosortase family protein has translation MDLAVHRRQPDRTGYVLMGVLLAMLAVSFYEQWYWCSESWFRMGLLGEGDNAGYSPGPLVPILVLLMLSTRLRRVTPTPELAKEDLFHAAYMKLIHPVVVRVVAFWQSFRGAKSNAEELQKLAYGRRAVAVWVVWLLLAALTAVTLSSEPSGVTAKPPYELSRPGWMLLFVEIVLFGAAVMYVAWRLFRGDAETVAAARHPGHVVAGAIILVGSLLAHFGAVRGLMPQVSIVAFMGSLIGLLWMLYGWRVVRVLVFPLLFMVLTIPMDWVEMHVGLPAQIFATKYSVAIMQFIGLNVEIVGRTAFDVIRAGQHVDFKVDAPCSGLKSLVALTAISATYGYLTQKTTLKVVIIMACGPFLAIITNIIRLVAVGVTAHFFDRTAAMWVHDHALPIYILAILFLMLIDKALNSKWLKIEDF, from the coding sequence ATGGACTTGGCGGTACACAGGAGACAGCCGGACCGAACAGGCTACGTCCTGATGGGCGTGCTGCTGGCGATGTTGGCCGTCTCTTTCTACGAGCAGTGGTATTGGTGCTCCGAGTCGTGGTTCCGCATGGGCCTCCTCGGCGAGGGCGATAACGCTGGCTACTCGCCTGGGCCGCTCGTGCCCATCCTGGTACTGCTCATGCTGAGCACCCGGCTGCGCCGGGTCACGCCGACGCCGGAGCTGGCCAAGGAAGACCTGTTCCACGCCGCTTACATGAAGCTGATCCACCCGGTTGTGGTGCGCGTGGTCGCCTTCTGGCAGAGCTTCCGCGGCGCAAAGAGTAACGCCGAGGAGCTTCAGAAGCTCGCCTACGGCAGGCGCGCCGTCGCGGTCTGGGTCGTCTGGCTCCTGCTCGCAGCGCTCACGGCAGTCACGCTCAGCTCCGAGCCAAGCGGCGTTACCGCAAAACCGCCATACGAGCTGTCGCGTCCAGGTTGGATGCTTCTGTTCGTTGAGATCGTGCTGTTCGGTGCGGCCGTTATGTATGTGGCATGGCGCCTCTTCCGAGGTGACGCAGAGACCGTGGCGGCGGCACGCCACCCAGGCCACGTCGTAGCTGGCGCGATCATCCTCGTCGGGTCGTTGCTCGCGCATTTCGGGGCGGTACGCGGGCTGATGCCACAGGTCTCGATTGTTGCCTTCATGGGATCTCTGATTGGGTTGCTCTGGATGCTCTACGGGTGGCGCGTGGTGCGGGTACTTGTGTTCCCACTCTTGTTCATGGTGCTGACGATTCCGATGGACTGGGTCGAGATGCATGTCGGCCTGCCCGCCCAGATCTTCGCCACGAAGTACTCCGTGGCCATCATGCAGTTCATCGGTCTCAACGTCGAGATTGTCGGGCGCACGGCCTTCGACGTCATCCGGGCCGGCCAGCACGTGGACTTCAAGGTTGACGCCCCGTGCAGCGGGCTTAAGTCCCTCGTGGCGCTCACGGCAATCTCGGCCACATACGGTTACCTGACGCAGAAGACCACGCTGAAGGTGGTCATCATCATGGCGTGCGGGCCATTCTTGGCAATCATCACGAACATCATCCGGCTCGTCGCCGTCGGTGTCACGGCACACTTCTTCGATCGCACCGCAGCGATGTGGGTCCACGACCACGCGCTGCCGATCTATATCTTGGCCATTCTGTTCCTGATGTTGATTGACAAGGCGTTGAACTCGAAATGGCTCAAAATCGAAGACTTCTGA
- a CDS encoding exosortase-associated EpsI family protein, with amino-acid sequence MAQNRRLLIAIALVAAFGLVLQFGFRNVHLNNEVYYSSAPDELPGFVAVEMYVCPECEAEIRTAWAARHDTSSQNKLPEGMSLAYEEPTEDGFCRFHSGTRLEARRDLPIEPGVITGLPAQTEFINRRYVERDRNRTSVDSIHLTIVISQRDRRSIHRPESCLYSQGWNQTVPPTEMNVPCSGRPNNEIRVRKLLMEQTVKTRSGQPALLHLVVNTWYAAPPDRVTPTELNYLLQMFYDRLFNGINYRWSSVLISSRAFPGEDKDRAAGRLKQFVQEFSEWAEAERHDAERANELEGGGAN; translated from the coding sequence ATGGCTCAAAATCGAAGACTTCTGATCGCCATCGCTCTCGTCGCCGCATTCGGCCTGGTGCTCCAGTTCGGATTCCGGAACGTGCACCTCAACAACGAGGTGTACTACTCGTCGGCGCCCGATGAGCTACCTGGGTTTGTGGCTGTCGAGATGTACGTCTGCCCCGAGTGCGAGGCGGAGATTCGCACAGCGTGGGCGGCCCGGCACGATACGAGCTCCCAGAACAAGCTGCCCGAAGGCATGTCGCTTGCCTATGAAGAACCGACCGAGGACGGCTTCTGCCGGTTCCACTCCGGCACGAGGCTCGAGGCCAGGAGAGACCTCCCGATCGAACCAGGCGTCATCACAGGACTACCCGCGCAGACCGAGTTCATCAATCGCCGCTACGTCGAGAGAGACAGGAATAGGACCAGCGTCGATTCGATCCACCTCACTATCGTGATCAGCCAACGCGACCGGCGCAGCATCCACCGGCCCGAGAGCTGCCTCTACTCGCAAGGCTGGAACCAGACGGTCCCGCCAACAGAAATGAACGTTCCTTGTTCAGGCCGACCGAACAACGAGATCAGGGTTCGGAAGCTCCTCATGGAGCAAACCGTCAAAACCAGAAGCGGCCAACCGGCGCTGCTGCACCTTGTTGTGAATACCTGGTACGCGGCTCCGCCCGACCGGGTCACCCCAACGGAACTCAACTACCTGCTGCAGATGTTCTACGACCGCCTGTTCAACGGGATCAATTATCGGTGGTCGTCCGTGCTGATCTCCTCAAGAGCGTTCCCAGGCGAGGACAAGGACAGGGCGGCGGGCCGGCTCAAGCAGTTCGTTCAGGAGTTCTCGGAGTGGGCCGAAGCCGAACGTCACGACGCGGAACGGGCGAACGAATTGGAGGGCGGCGGCGCAAATTAA